One stretch of Arachis duranensis cultivar V14167 chromosome 1, aradu.V14167.gnm2.J7QH, whole genome shotgun sequence DNA includes these proteins:
- the LOC110275099 gene encoding uncharacterized protein LOC110275099, producing MESSGGVSQMKKNNIFFGTVMVLSMEATLVVKGQLQRSFRAVDYVSKWMEAVALPINDAKVRYGVRHKVATPYHPQTSGQVTVSNRELKRILEKIVSVSRKDWYLNLDSEAAGIKRMLQLNEFDEFRHLAYENSKLYKERTKLLHDKKIAIRVFEPGQRVLLYNSRLKFFPGKLKSRWSGPFVVTRASPYGHVKIQKENSDRKFTVNGQRLKHYLGSEIDCQRSTHLLN from the exons ATGGAATCATCTGGAGGTGTGTCCCAGATGAAGAAAAACAACATATTCTTTGGCACTGTCATGGTTCTGagtatggaggccactttggtggtgaaaggacAGCTACAAAGGTCCTTTAGAGCAG TTGACTATGTGTCCAAGTGGATGGAAGCTGTGGCTTTGCCCATCAATGATGCCAAAGTG AGATATGGAGTccgtcataaagtggcaaccccctatcaccctcagacaagtGGACAAGTTACAGTTTCCAATAGGGAACTTAAGAGGATTCTAGAGAAGATCGTCAGTgtttcaagaaaggactg gtatctaaatcttgattcagAAGCTGCAGGAATCAAGCGAATGCTTCAGCTGAATGAGTTTGATGAATTCagacatttagcctatgaaaaTTCCAAGCTCTATAAGGAGAGAACCAAGCTACTTCATGACAAGAAGATTGccatcagagtctttgagccaggacaaagagTGCTTCTatataattcaaggctcaaattctttcccGGGAAGCTGAAATCCCGATGGTCCGGACCGTTTGTGGTTACCAGAGCTTCACCATATGGTCATGTGAAAATACAGAAAGAGAATTCTGACAGGAAATTTACAGTGAATGGCCAGAGGTTAAAGCACTATCTTGGAAGCGAGATTGATTGCCAGAGGTCCACTCATCTGCTGAACTAG